In Humulus lupulus chromosome 6, drHumLupu1.1, whole genome shotgun sequence, a single genomic region encodes these proteins:
- the LOC133785153 gene encoding uncharacterized protein LOC133785153, whose amino-acid sequence MKLIRSVLLWIRLHDLGLQYWGNKCLSALVCTVRKPIMVDQHTRDRTRVQFARVLVEMDITDAPPRMIQFLNENGQLVEQGIDYEWLPVKCKTCLGYGHIMADCRKGEVEKKVRNTERKAPMTKPEELTQNPPISVPISSKMKPSGSGKKDDHSLINADWKTPRRAAGSRMKEPVLGSTTDHDQDVGHRSVNTFSIL is encoded by the coding sequence ATGAAGCTAATCCGGTCTGTTCTGTTATGGATTCGTCTTCACGATTTAGGTCTTCAATACTGGGGGAACAAATGCCTAAGTGCATTGGTTTGTACTGTTAGGAAGCCTATTATGGTGGACCAGCATACTAGGGATCGCACCAGGGTTCAATTTGCTCGGGTTTTGGTTGAGATGGACATCACGGATGCACCACCAAGAATGATTcaatttcttaatgaaaatggtCAGTTGGTGGAGCAGGGGATAGATTACGAATGGTTGCCTGTGAAATGTAAAACGTGTTTGGGTTATGGCCACATTATGGCAGACTGTAGGAAAGGGGAAGTTGAGAAGAAAGTGAGGAATACAGAGAGGAAGGCGCCTATGACTAAACCAGAGGAACTCACTCAGAATCCTCCCATTTCAGTTCCTATTTCCTCTAAGATGAAACCATCTGGTTCAGGTAAAAAAGATGATCACTCGCTGATTAATGCTGATTGGAAAACTCCTAGAAGAGCTGCTGGTTCAAGAATGAAGGAACCTGTTCTAGGTTCTACTACAGATCATGACCAAGATGTTGGGCATAGGTCTGTGAATACGTTCAGTATTTTGTAG
- the LOC133785152 gene encoding uncharacterized protein LOC133785152, protein MDSCNIGSWNVRGLNNKDKQDSVLEFCNVNKIGVGGVLETKLKGNKVQELMDKKFANWDFFNSPTVEGRLLIIWRKGFVRVIVIAESSQHVHCVVKMAGQANAFCLTFVYGFNTIEDRKTLWKNLVQLKFPISPWLILGDFNSIFNVDDRNGGNPITQNEMVDSNQWLAQTNVVALKSYGSIFTWTNNQVGTNRIYSKIDHVFVNEEWHDFFPNTAARFSWEVISDHCSCVVSATSTEAIRIKPFRYYNFWADHHDFKTIVEQNWKRPMATRGLKGVYLKLMRVKHCLKKFNHEVIGDIGKSYQEAKACYNEAKYQAQSHPRDMIYQDQEAIAAANFDTQEKMYHKFLRQRSKITWLQKGDSNTSYFHACLKKRKMENRITTFITDQGMINDNFSEVVEHFLNHFRIYMGSSSSINTRLNMSCIE, encoded by the coding sequence ATGGATAGTTGCAACATAGGAAGTTGGAATGTTAGGGGATTGAATAACAAGGATAAGCAAGATTCAGTGTTGGAGTTTTGCAATGTGAATAAAATTGGAGTAGGGGGTGTGTTAGAAACTAAGTTGAAAGGGAATAAAGTTCAGGAGTTGATGGATAAAAAATTTGCTAACTGGGATTTCTTTAATAGCCCTACGGTTGAGGGCAGGTTGTTGATTATATGGAGGAAGGGTTTTGTTCGAGTTATAGTAATTGCTGAATCGTCTCAACATGTTCACTGTGTGGTTAAAATGGCTGGTCAAGCTAATGCTTTTTGTCTCAcatttgtttatggttttaatacCATTGAAGATAGGAAGACTCTATGGAAAAATCTGGTGCAACTTAAATTTCCTATTTCACCATGGTTAATTCTTGGGGATTTTAACTCAATCTTTAATGTTGATGACAGAAATGGAGGGAATCCCATTACGCAAAATGAAATGGTTGACTCTAATCAATGGTTAGCTCAGACTAATGTTGTAGCTCTCAAAAGTTATGGTTCGATTTTCACTTGGACTAACAACCAAGTTGGCACCAATAGAATCTATTCCAAGATAGATCATGTATTTGTCAATGAGGAGTGGCATGATTTCTTTCCTAACACTGCAGCTCGTTTTAGTTGGGAAGTAATCTCAGATCATTGTTCATGTGTTGTTTCAGCTACATCTACAGAGGCAATTAGGATCAAGCCATTTCGGTATTACAATTTCTGGGCTGATCATCACGATTTCAAGACCATAGTGGAGCAAAATTGGAAGAGACCGATGGCTACTAGAGGATTAAAAGGGGTTTACTTAAAACTTATGAGAGTAAAGCATTGCCTCAAGAAATTTAATCATGAAGTGATTGGTGATATTGGGAAAAGTTATCAGGAAGCTAAAGCTTGTTACAATGAGGCTAAATATCAGGCTCAATCTCATCCGAGAGACATGATTTACCAGGATCAAGAAGCTATAGCAGCTGCAAATTTTGATACTCAAGAGAAAATGTACCATAAGTTTCTCAGACAGAGGAGCAAAATTACTTGGCTGCAAAAAGGAGATTCCAATACCTCTTATTTTCATGCTTGtctgaagaagagaaaaatggaaAACAGAATAACAACATTCATTACAGACCAAGGTATGATTAATGATAATTTTTCTGAAGTTGTGGAGCATTTTCTCAATCATTTCCGCATCTATATGGGCAGCAGTAGTTCAATCAATACCAGGTTAAACATGAGTTGTATTGAGTAG